One window from the genome of Sphingomonas lacunae encodes:
- a CDS encoding M3 family metallopeptidase: protein MTRRIALLMAGTALLSACTPATTSTETMASTDTSTTPAASGNPLTADWAGPYGGVPAWDKLDVEHFPAAFEEAMADYRREVAAIRDNPAPATFENTHVAMMRSGQKIRRLYSYWGVMTSNLSNPRVQQIEAEWEPRLSAFFDEISLDDKLFQRHKAVYDGRVAAGLNAQQMRIVERSFESYVRNGANLDPAGKARLTAINTELAGLFSEFGAKLLADEATYIFVTNEAELAGLEPAFKASLAAAAAAQGRPGQWAIKNTRSAAQPVLQFAENRALRERVWRAFTSRGDNGNANDTKATIARILQLRQDRAALLGFANHADYRMQDTMARTPDRAMDLMMRVWRPAVARVREEVADMQAIANREAAANRTERITIEPWDYRYYAEKVRKDRYDLNEAEVKPYLKLDNLVNGMFWAAEQLYDLRFRDTTGTISVFDPQVRTFEVTNARTGAHVGVFYLDNFAREGKRSGAWMTTYRDQQRLAPASTTIASNNNNFTPGANGAPTLISLDDASTLFHEFGHGIHYLLQDVTYPDLAGVPRDFVEYPSQVNENWLLTPEILNRFATHWQTGEPMPAALVEKIRNSDKFNQGFSTVEYLASAIVDMKLHNRSTPVTDIAAFERETLAELGMPREIVMRHRLPQFGHLFSSDAYSAGYYSYLWSETMDADTWAAFEEAGGPWDRTVADRFRTVLLSTGNETDRAEAYRVFRGRDPDVRALLAKRGFPTD, encoded by the coding sequence ATGACGCGTCGTATTGCCCTGCTGATGGCTGGCACCGCCCTGCTGTCGGCTTGCACCCCTGCCACCACCTCCACGGAAACCATGGCCAGCACAGACACCTCCACCACGCCTGCCGCCAGTGGCAATCCGCTGACCGCTGACTGGGCCGGCCCCTATGGCGGCGTGCCCGCGTGGGACAAGCTGGACGTCGAGCACTTCCCGGCCGCGTTCGAGGAAGCTATGGCCGATTACCGCCGCGAGGTGGCCGCCATCCGCGACAATCCGGCTCCGGCGACGTTCGAAAACACCCATGTCGCAATGATGCGTTCCGGCCAGAAAATCCGCCGCCTCTATTCCTATTGGGGGGTGATGACGTCGAACCTGTCGAACCCGCGGGTCCAGCAGATTGAGGCCGAATGGGAGCCACGACTGTCGGCTTTCTTTGACGAGATCAGCCTCGACGACAAATTGTTCCAGCGGCACAAGGCGGTTTATGACGGTCGCGTCGCTGCCGGGCTGAATGCGCAACAGATGCGCATCGTCGAGCGCAGCTTTGAGAGCTATGTCCGCAACGGTGCCAATCTAGACCCCGCCGGCAAGGCGCGACTGACTGCGATCAACACCGAACTGGCCGGCCTGTTCTCGGAATTTGGCGCCAAGCTGCTGGCCGATGAAGCAACCTATATCTTTGTCACCAACGAGGCGGAGCTGGCCGGGCTGGAACCGGCGTTCAAGGCGAGCCTTGCCGCTGCTGCCGCCGCCCAAGGTCGCCCGGGTCAATGGGCGATCAAGAACACCCGCTCGGCCGCCCAGCCTGTGCTGCAGTTCGCCGAGAACCGGGCGCTGCGCGAGCGCGTGTGGCGCGCCTTCACCAGCCGTGGCGACAATGGCAATGCCAATGACACCAAGGCGACCATCGCCCGCATCCTCCAGCTGCGTCAGGATCGGGCGGCGCTGCTCGGTTTTGCAAACCATGCAGACTATCGCATGCAGGATACGATGGCCCGCACGCCCGATCGGGCAATGGACCTGATGATGCGCGTGTGGCGCCCGGCCGTCGCGCGGGTGCGCGAGGAGGTCGCCGACATGCAGGCGATTGCCAACCGGGAAGCCGCCGCCAACCGGACGGAGCGCATCACGATCGAGCCGTGGGACTATCGCTATTATGCCGAAAAGGTGCGCAAGGACCGCTATGACCTGAACGAGGCCGAGGTGAAGCCTTACCTCAAGCTCGACAATCTGGTGAACGGCATGTTCTGGGCTGCGGAACAGCTGTATGACCTGAGGTTCCGCGACACGACCGGCACCATCTCTGTGTTCGATCCGCAGGTGCGCACATTCGAAGTGACCAACGCCAGGACGGGCGCGCATGTCGGTGTCTTCTACCTCGACAATTTCGCCCGCGAAGGAAAGCGGTCGGGCGCGTGGATGACGACCTATCGCGACCAGCAGCGGCTGGCGCCGGCGTCGACCACCATCGCCTCGAACAACAACAACTTCACCCCCGGTGCCAATGGCGCGCCGACGCTGATCAGCCTTGATGACGCGTCGACGCTGTTCCACGAGTTCGGCCACGGCATCCACTATCTGTTGCAGGATGTGACCTATCCCGATCTCGCCGGGGTGCCGCGCGACTTTGTCGAATATCCGAGCCAGGTGAACGAGAATTGGCTGCTGACGCCGGAGATCCTCAACCGCTTTGCCACCCATTGGCAGACGGGTGAGCCGATGCCGGCAGCGCTGGTCGAAAAGATCCGCAATTCCGACAAGTTCAACCAGGGCTTTTCGACGGTTGAATATCTGGCGAGCGCGATTGTCGACATGAAGCTGCACAATCGTTCGACGCCGGTCACCGACATTGCCGCGTTCGAGCGCGAGACGCTGGCGGAGCTGGGTATGCCGCGCGAGATCGTCATGCGCCACCGCCTGCCGCAGTTCGGCCACCTGTTCAGCTCCGACGCCTATTCGGCGGGCTATTACAGCTATCTGTGGTCGGAAACGATGGACGCCGACACTTGGGCGGCCTTTGAGGAAGCCGGCGGGCCATGGGACCGCACGGTCGCCGACCGGTTCCGCACCGTGCTGCTCTCGACCGGCAACGAGACCGACCGGGCCGAGGCCTATCGCGTCTTCCGTGGCCGTGACCCGGATGTCCGGGCGCTGCTGGCAAAGCGGGGCTTCCCCACCGACTGA
- the rpe gene encoding ribulose-phosphate 3-epimerase encodes MTVPRPTLIAPSILSADFARLGEEVRAIDAAGADWIHVDVMDGHFVPNITIGPMVVKALRPHTTKTFDVHLMISPVDAYLEAFAEAGADIISFHPEAGPHSHRTVQTIKALGKKAGVVLNPATPAKMLDYLIEEVDLVLVMSVNPGFGGQSFISSQLKKIEAIRSMIDKRGLDVHLEVDGGVDATTAPMCIAAGADVLVAGSATFRGGPEHYAGNIKALRGA; translated from the coding sequence ATGACAGTCCCACGCCCCACCCTGATCGCCCCATCCATTTTGTCCGCCGATTTTGCCCGGCTGGGTGAGGAAGTGCGGGCAATTGACGCGGCCGGGGCGGACTGGATCCATGTCGATGTGATGGACGGTCATTTTGTCCCCAACATCACCATCGGCCCGATGGTGGTGAAGGCGCTGCGCCCGCACACGACCAAGACCTTTGACGTGCATCTGATGATCTCTCCGGTCGATGCCTATCTTGAGGCCTTTGCCGAAGCGGGCGCCGATATCATCAGTTTCCACCCGGAAGCCGGACCGCACAGCCACCGCACGGTGCAGACGATCAAGGCGCTGGGGAAAAAGGCCGGCGTCGTCCTCAATCCGGCAACCCCGGCCAAGATGCTCGACTATCTGATCGAAGAGGTCGATCTGGTATTGGTGATGAGCGTCAACCCCGGCTTTGGCGGCCAGAGCTTCATCTCGAGCCAGCTGAAGAAGATCGAGGCGATCCGCAGCATGATCGACAAGCGGGGGCTCGACGTGCACCTTGAGGTCGATGGAGGCGTCGATGCGACAACCGCGCCGATGTGCATTGCTGCCGGTGCCGATGTGCTGGTTGCCGGGTCCGCGACCTTCCGCGGCGGGCCGGAGCATTATGCCGGCAACATCAAGGCCCTGCGCGGCGCATGA
- a CDS encoding heparinase II/III family protein, whose product MRHEADIAPPARGSELPAGELDRGPTPVHNDVDRFDSGDSVETGKRLIRLSEDRGASLADRIAARFYRLTWRTPLHALRLRGRFPLKLLGVPEDPIPGDPMAGKALRAGHFLYRGLKLPTARLDFANLPVPPAFADYIHSFAWLRDLASAGTRTDVAPIAEALQRRWIEAHDETIAEPAWRPDNAGWRILFWLAYAPALLSTDDHVHRSRVLNGIARTARHLDRTADSVRPGVPQLVAWAGIVAAGLSLPGGEPRRSFGEAGLRRALLGCFYADGGTISRAPAMQADAIAVLSMLVRVYALRRLDAPAWIHETLAVAVPALTALTHGDGGLGSWQGSGAMRPDAVDAIVKASGIRARPLRQARDWGYQRLTAGRSLLQVDAAPPPVARATDAGCASTLAIEFSDGPHRLIVNCGGAALAGALIPAELARGLRTTAAHSTLTLGDQNSTAILPDGTLGKGVTQVEIDRREISGEGGGASRLELSHDGYVKRHGFAHRRLLILANSGKELRGEDMLVPQGRKRRGDALEFVIRFHLGPDIEPSMTADGQAALLRITNGAMWQLRCAGASMRIEESLWVDGDGRPTPTYQLELTGTTPAGGASVGWLLRCIG is encoded by the coding sequence ATGAGACATGAGGCGGACATTGCGCCGCCTGCTCGCGGCTCAGAACTCCCCGCCGGGGAGCTTGATCGCGGCCCCACGCCTGTCCACAATGATGTCGACCGGTTCGACAGCGGGGATTCGGTCGAGACAGGCAAGCGGCTCATCCGCCTGTCCGAAGATCGAGGAGCCAGCCTCGCCGACCGCATTGCCGCCCGTTTCTATCGCCTGACCTGGCGGACCCCTCTGCACGCCCTGCGCCTGCGCGGGCGTTTTCCGCTCAAGTTGCTCGGCGTGCCCGAGGACCCGATCCCCGGCGACCCGATGGCGGGCAAGGCGCTGCGAGCGGGGCATTTCCTGTACCGCGGGCTGAAATTGCCGACGGCACGGCTCGACTTTGCCAATCTGCCGGTCCCGCCAGCCTTTGCCGACTATATTCACAGCTTTGCCTGGCTGCGCGATCTGGCCAGCGCGGGCACGCGCACCGATGTCGCACCCATCGCCGAAGCGTTGCAGCGCCGGTGGATTGAAGCCCATGACGAGACAATCGCCGAGCCCGCGTGGCGACCCGACAATGCCGGGTGGCGCATCCTCTTCTGGTTGGCCTATGCGCCGGCCCTCCTGAGCACCGACGACCATGTCCACCGCAGCCGGGTGCTGAATGGCATTGCCCGAACCGCGCGTCACCTCGACCGTACTGCAGACAGCGTCCGCCCGGGCGTGCCACAGCTTGTCGCTTGGGCCGGGATCGTCGCGGCGGGCCTGTCGCTGCCGGGCGGTGAACCACGCCGCAGCTTTGGAGAGGCTGGTCTGCGCCGGGCGTTGTTGGGCTGTTTCTATGCCGACGGAGGGACGATCAGCCGCGCGCCGGCCATGCAAGCCGACGCCATTGCCGTCCTTTCGATGCTCGTGCGGGTCTATGCCTTGCGCCGCCTGGACGCACCCGCATGGATTCACGAAACACTGGCGGTCGCGGTCCCCGCACTGACGGCGCTCACCCACGGCGATGGTGGTCTGGGCAGTTGGCAAGGCAGCGGGGCCATGCGGCCGGACGCGGTCGACGCGATCGTCAAGGCCAGCGGCATACGCGCGCGTCCCCTGAGACAAGCACGCGACTGGGGCTATCAGCGCCTGACCGCCGGTCGTTCGCTGTTGCAGGTTGATGCGGCACCGCCGCCAGTGGCGCGTGCCACAGACGCGGGCTGCGCCTCCACCCTCGCCATCGAATTTTCCGACGGGCCACACCGGTTGATTGTCAATTGCGGCGGCGCGGCGCTCGCCGGCGCGCTGATCCCGGCCGAGCTGGCAAGGGGCCTGAGGACCACAGCGGCGCATTCGACGCTGACCCTGGGTGACCAGAATTCGACCGCCATCCTGCCCGACGGCACCCTTGGCAAGGGCGTGACGCAGGTCGAGATAGACCGGCGCGAAATCAGCGGCGAGGGCGGCGGGGCGAGCCGGCTGGAACTCAGTCATGACGGCTACGTCAAACGCCACGGCTTCGCCCACAGGCGTCTGTTGATTCTGGCCAACAGCGGCAAGGAGTTGCGCGGCGAGGACATGCTGGTGCCGCAGGGGCGAAAACGCCGCGGCGACGCGCTCGAATTTGTCATCCGTTTCCATCTCGGCCCCGATATCGAGCCGAGCATGACCGCCGACGGTCAGGCCGCGCTGCTCCGCATCACCAATGGTGCCATGTGGCAATTGCGTTGCGCCGGAGCGAGCATGCGGATCGAGGAAAGCCTGTGGGTCGATGGCGATGGCCGCCCTACCCCGACCTATCAACTCGAACTGACCGGCACGACCCCCGCAGGCGGGGCAAGCGTCGGCTGGTTGTTGCGCTGCATCGGTTGA